GGTTCGAAGACCCCGGGCCACCCGGAGTACGGACACACCAAGGGTGTGGAGACCACCACCGGCCCGCTGGGCCAGGGTGTGGCCAACGCGGTGGGCATGGCGATGGCCGCCCGCTACGAACGCGGCCTGTTCGACCCGGACGCGCCGGCCGGCGAGTCCCCCTTCGACCACTTCGTCTACTGCATCGCCGGTGACGGCTGCCTCCAGGAGGGCATCGCCGCAGAGGCGTCCTCGCTGGCCGGCCACCAGAAGCTGGGCAACCTGGTCCTGCTGTGGGACGACAACCACATCTCGATCGAGGGCGACACCGAGACGGCCGTCTCCGAGGACACCGTCAAGCGGTACGAGGCCTACGGCTGGCACGTGCAGCGGGTCGAGGCCCAGGAGAACGGCGACCTGGACCCGGCGGCGATCCACGCCGCGATCCAGGAGGCCAAGCGGGTCACCGACCGCCCGTCCTTCATCGCGATGCGCTCGATCATCGCCTGGCCGGCCCCGAACGCGCAGAACACCGAGGCCGCGCACGGCTCGGCGCTGGGCGACGAGGAGGTCGCGGCCACCAAGCGCGTCCTCGGCTTCGACCCGGAGAAGTCGTTCGAGGTCGCCGACGAGGTCATCGCCCACACCCGCAAGGCGCTGGAGCGCGGCGCGCAGGCGAAGGCCGAGTGGGAGAAGTCCCTCCAGCAGTGGCGCGAGGCCAACCCGGAGCGGGCCGCCGAGTTCGACCGGATCGCGGCGGGCGAGCTGCCCACCGGCTGGGAGGAGAAGCTCCCGGTCTTCGAGCCCGGCAAGGCCGTGGCCACCCGTGCCGCCTCCGGCAAGGTGCTCCAGGCGCTCGGCGCGGTGATCCCCGAGCTGTGGGGCGGCTCCGCCGACCTGGCCGGCTCGAACAACACCACCATCGACAAGGACAGCTCGTTCCTGCCCGCGGGCAACCCGCTGCCGGAGGCCAACCCGTACGGCCGCACGATCCACTTCGGCATCCGCGAGCACTCCATGGGCGCCGAGATGAACGGCATCGCCCTGCACGGCAACACCCGGATCTACGGCGGCACCTTCCTCGTCTTCTCCGACTACATGCGCAACGCCGTGCGCCTGTCGGCCCTGATGCACCTGCCGGTGACGTACGTGTGGACGCACGACTCCATCGGCCTCGGCGAGGACGGCCCCACCCACCAGCCGGTCGAGCACCTGGCCTCGCTGCGCGCCATCCCGGGCCTGAACATCGTCCGCCCGGCCGACGCCAACGAGACCGCTATCGCCTGGCGGGAGATCCTCAAGCGCTGGACCAAGGAGTTCGGCAAGGGCCAGCCGCACGGCCTCGCGCTCACCCGCCAGGGCGTGCCGACGTACGAGCCGAACGACGACGCGGCCAAGGGCGGCTACGTCCTGTTCGAGGCCGAAGGCGGCGAGGCGCAGGTCATCCTGATCGCCACCGGTTCCGAGGTGCACGTGGCCGTCGAGGCCCGTGAGCGGCTCCAGGCCGAGGGCGTGCCCACCCGCGTGGTGTCGATGCCGTCCGTGGAGTGGTTCGAGCAGCAGGACCAGGGGTACCGGGACTCCGTGCTGCCGCCGTCCGTCAAGGCCCGTGTCGCCGTGGAGGCGGGCATCGGCCTGACCTGGCACAAGTACGTGGGGGACGCCGGCCGCATCGTTTCCCTGGAGCACTTCGGCGCTTCCGCCGACGGCAAGCTGCTCTTCCGCGAATTCGGCTTCACCGCGGAGAACGTGGCCGCCAAGGCGCGGGAATCCCTCGCCGACGCCCAGCGCTGACGCCCATATACGACACGTAGGAGATGTAATTCCATGACAGACGCACTCAAGCGCCTCTCCGAAGAAGGCGTCGCGATCTGGCTGGACGACCTGTCGCGCAAGCGGATCACGTCCGGCAACCTCGCCGAGCTGATCGACCAGCAGCACGTCGTGGGCGTCACCACCAACCCGACGATCTTCCAGAAGGCGATCTCCCAGGGCGACGGCTACGACCGGCAGCTGTCGGACCTCGCCGCCCGCAAGGTCACCGTCGAAGAGGCCATCCGCATGATCACGACGGCGGACGTCCGTGACGCCGCCGACATCCTGCGCCCGGTCTTCGACGCCACCGGCGGCCAGGACGGCCGGGTCTCCATCGAGGTCGACCCGCGCCTGGCCCACAACACCAAGGCGACCGTCGCCGAGGCCAAGCAGCTGGCCTGGCTCGTC
This sequence is a window from Streptomyces rubradiris. Protein-coding genes within it:
- the tkt gene encoding transketolase, which translates into the protein MSTKPTTTDLEWTELDQRAVDTARVLAADAVQKVGNGHPGTAMSLAPAAYTLFQKVMRHDPADPEWVGRDRFVLSAGHSSLTLYTQLYLAGFGLELDDLKAFRTWGSKTPGHPEYGHTKGVETTTGPLGQGVANAVGMAMAARYERGLFDPDAPAGESPFDHFVYCIAGDGCLQEGIAAEASSLAGHQKLGNLVLLWDDNHISIEGDTETAVSEDTVKRYEAYGWHVQRVEAQENGDLDPAAIHAAIQEAKRVTDRPSFIAMRSIIAWPAPNAQNTEAAHGSALGDEEVAATKRVLGFDPEKSFEVADEVIAHTRKALERGAQAKAEWEKSLQQWREANPERAAEFDRIAAGELPTGWEEKLPVFEPGKAVATRAASGKVLQALGAVIPELWGGSADLAGSNNTTIDKDSSFLPAGNPLPEANPYGRTIHFGIREHSMGAEMNGIALHGNTRIYGGTFLVFSDYMRNAVRLSALMHLPVTYVWTHDSIGLGEDGPTHQPVEHLASLRAIPGLNIVRPADANETAIAWREILKRWTKEFGKGQPHGLALTRQGVPTYEPNDDAAKGGYVLFEAEGGEAQVILIATGSEVHVAVEARERLQAEGVPTRVVSMPSVEWFEQQDQGYRDSVLPPSVKARVAVEAGIGLTWHKYVGDAGRIVSLEHFGASADGKLLFREFGFTAENVAAKARESLADAQR